In Tachysurus fulvidraco isolate hzauxx_2018 chromosome 1, HZAU_PFXX_2.0, whole genome shotgun sequence, a single window of DNA contains:
- the LOC125141427 gene encoding legumain-like, translating to MAASDSKHWVFLAAGSKGWVNYRHQADVCHAYQVMHRNGIPDKQIVVMMYDDIANNEQNPEKGKIIRIPNGRNVYNYRRVMVPKDYTGEL from the exons ATGGCAGCAAGCGATAGCAAACACTGGGTTTTCCTGGCAGCAGGTTCTAAAGGTTGGGTAAACTACAGGCATCAG GCCGATGTGTGTCACGCTTACCAAGTCATGCACCGGAATGGGATTCCAGACAAACAGATTGTGGTGATGATGTATGACGACATCGCTAATAATGAACA AAACCCTGAAAAGGGTAAAATCATTAGGATACCAAATGGACGAAATGTTTACAATTATCGCAGAGTTATGGTTCCAAAGGACTACACTGGAGAG CTTTAA
- the LOC113648629 gene encoding tripartite motif-containing protein 16-like produces the protein MILPSEPKNREDFLQYFCYLTLDPNTVHHRLILSEKNRVVTRSETQQRYSDHPERFNSWIQVLCKESVCGRCYWEVERSGDVDISVSYKEISRKGLGNECVFGFNSQSWSLQCSSSFVFFCHNDIQTELRGPSSSRIGVYVDHSAGTLSFYSVSDTMRLLHRVHTTFTHPLYAGVWMWSNNSAVRFCDPK, from the exons atgattttaccttcagaaccaaagaacagagaagattttctgcagt atttctgttatctgactctggaCCCAAACACAGTACATCATCgactcattctgtctgagaagaacagagtggtgacaCGGAGTGAGACACAACAGCGATAttctgatcatccagagagatttaaCTCTTGGAttcaggtgttgtgtaaggagagtgtgtgtggacgctgttattgggaggtggagaggagcGGTGATGTGGATATATCAGtgtcatataaagagatcagcagaAAAGGACTgggtaatgagtgtgtgtttggattcaacagtcagtcctggagtctgcAGTGTTCTTCttcctttgtgtttttctgtcacaACGATATTCAAACTGAGCTCCGTggtccatcatcctccagaataggagtgtatgtggatcacagtgcaggaactctgtccttctacagcgtctctgacaccatgaggctcctccacagagtccacaccacattcactcaccCTCTATATGCTGGAGTCTGGATGTGGAGTAATAACTCAGctgtgaggttttgtgatccaaaataa